In Lascolabacillus massiliensis, a single genomic region encodes these proteins:
- the crcB gene encoding fluoride efflux transporter CrcB: MWKDIIYVGIGGGIGSIFRFIVSRVIIRFVNQEWIFTGTLTVNITGCFLIGLLSGWMLSHQPENQLFRLLFIVGFCGGYTTFSTFAFENLRLLETNQRGLFTLYTSLGVALGLIAVWGGMKLTM, translated from the coding sequence ATGTGGAAGGACATAATATATGTTGGAATAGGCGGGGGTATTGGGAGTATATTCAGATTTATTGTATCCCGTGTAATAATCAGATTTGTAAACCAAGAGTGGATATTTACCGGTACTCTTACAGTTAACATTACAGGTTGTTTCCTTATCGGTTTACTTTCAGGATGGATGCTTTCACATCAGCCGGAGAATCAGCTGTTTCGTTTGCTATTTATTGTAGGATTCTGTGGTGGTTATACTACCTTTTCTACTTTTGCATTTGAGAATTTACGGTTGCTTGAGACCAATCAAAGGGGCTTATTTACATTATACACCTCATTAGGTGTTGCACTGGGTTTGATTGCAGTATGGGGCGGTATGAAACTTACAATGTAG
- a CDS encoding sugar isomerase domain-containing protein, whose translation MLAKEWLKNAYEVMNNIENTQLENVRKAAEIMADSIEAGRWVHTFGCGHATIPVEEMYPRIGGFVGFHPLVELPLTFFTQIKGQMGIHQFLFLERAEGYGIEVMKNYDFDSKDCLWLFSHTGINAVNIDVALEAKKLGMKVIVFGSAEQTKGKKSRHSCGKNLFELADVVVDSCVPLEDASVPLKNHFDKVGPLSTMGFITLVWVTVTTVAEILADRGVKLFIHPSHNLPGDTTAHERLDNALSEYKKRVKVL comes from the coding sequence ATGCTAGCAAAAGAGTGGTTAAAGAATGCATATGAGGTGATGAATAATATCGAAAACACCCAACTTGAGAATGTAAGAAAAGCAGCTGAGATTATGGCTGACTCGATTGAAGCAGGAAGATGGGTACACACTTTTGGCTGTGGACATGCAACTATCCCTGTAGAGGAAATGTACCCACGTATTGGTGGTTTTGTAGGTTTTCATCCGCTTGTTGAACTTCCGCTTACCTTTTTTACTCAGATTAAAGGCCAGATGGGAATTCATCAATTCCTATTTTTAGAAAGAGCCGAAGGTTATGGAATTGAAGTAATGAAAAATTATGATTTTGATTCTAAGGATTGTTTATGGCTGTTTTCTCATACCGGTATTAATGCAGTCAATATTGATGTTGCTTTGGAAGCAAAAAAATTAGGAATGAAAGTAATTGTTTTTGGATCGGCAGAACAGACTAAAGGTAAAAAATCCCGCCACTCCTGTGGAAAAAATCTGTTTGAACTTGCAGATGTTGTTGTTGATTCGTGTGTACCTCTGGAAGATGCTTCTGTACCACTTAAAAATCATTTTGATAAAGTGGGACCACTTTCTACGATGGGGTTCATAACGTTGGTATGGGTTACAGTGACGACTGTTGCTGAGATCCTGGCTGACAGAGGTGTAAAATTGTTTATACACCCTTCACATAATTTACCTGGGGATACAACTGCTCATGAACGCCTGGATAATGCGCTTTCTGAATATAAAAAGAGGGTGAAGGTTTTATAA
- a CDS encoding TonB-dependent receptor: MRIFTLLFFFICILLSPLYSGVRYFIDYDESYGLNDTIILDDIVVTGTMPKVNLRNVPMSISVVTGNKITQRLQPSLLPLLAEEVPGLFISQRGVMGYGVAAGAAGGMSIRGIGGSPTSGVLVLIDGHPQYMGLMGHPLADSYQSMMTERVEVVRGPASVLYGSNAMGGVINIITRKQESDGSHKSAQFSYGSYNTLSAELSGGFRKSQFYTNGSLSYNHSDGHRENMDFEQFNSYIKAGYDFTDNWNSFIDVNLSKSLSSNPGTVTSPIIDNDADILRGVASASLENNYDNTSGAVKLFYNFGTHNINDGYNDYSSFIPDYRFRSNDQMFGASAYQSFSFFEGNKTTAGIDLQRFGGEAITKFPNEPARDSTQVDIHLNNVAVYLNVQQTVMDERLTFNAGIRLDHHELNGSEWVPQLGLSFTPTSYTSIKGILSKGFRNPTIRELYMFPPRNADLKAERLMNYEISLLQMLPEIGISLGINLFYIKGDNIIQTQIVEGRPLNVNSGEVENRGFELTANYNISEELGLSANYSLLDMTYKIIGAPEHKFYVNANYNIGNWEISSGVQYLGNLYTAVRPEPVTENVWLWNARVNYKALEWLNIFVRGENLLGEKYEINIGYPMPGATVFAGIGIDL, encoded by the coding sequence ATGAGAATATTTACTCTCTTATTTTTTTTCATCTGTATACTGTTATCTCCGCTGTATAGTGGTGTTCGTTACTTTATTGATTATGACGAATCATACGGTTTAAATGATACCATCATACTGGATGATATCGTTGTTACAGGTACAATGCCTAAAGTAAATCTTAGGAATGTACCTATGAGCATCTCAGTTGTAACAGGAAATAAGATTACACAAAGGTTACAACCTTCGCTTCTTCCATTATTAGCTGAAGAGGTGCCCGGACTCTTTATCTCACAACGTGGTGTGATGGGTTATGGTGTTGCTGCCGGTGCTGCAGGAGGAATGAGCATCAGAGGGATTGGAGGCTCACCAACTTCAGGTGTCTTAGTACTTATTGACGGTCACCCTCAGTATATGGGCTTAATGGGTCACCCACTGGCAGACAGTTACCAGTCGATGATGACCGAACGTGTAGAGGTCGTTCGCGGTCCCGCATCTGTATTATATGGGTCAAATGCAATGGGCGGGGTAATAAATATAATTACCCGGAAACAGGAGTCTGATGGAAGTCACAAGTCAGCACAATTTTCTTATGGAAGTTATAATACTCTGAGTGCTGAACTGTCGGGTGGATTTAGAAAAAGTCAATTTTATACTAATGGTAGTCTGAGCTATAATCATTCAGACGGACACAGAGAAAACATGGACTTTGAACAATTTAACAGCTATATTAAAGCCGGATATGATTTCACAGACAATTGGAATAGTTTTATAGACGTCAACCTCTCAAAATCATTAAGTTCTAACCCTGGAACTGTTACAAGTCCGATTATTGATAATGATGCTGACATCCTGCGTGGTGTAGCATCTGCTTCTTTAGAAAATAACTATGACAATACTTCAGGTGCAGTAAAGCTATTCTATAATTTTGGCACTCACAACATTAATGACGGCTATAACGATTATTCAAGTTTTATACCTGATTATCGTTTTAGATCAAACGACCAGATGTTTGGTGCTTCAGCATACCAGTCATTTAGTTTTTTTGAAGGAAACAAAACAACTGCAGGTATAGATCTGCAGCGCTTTGGAGGTGAAGCAATCACCAAATTTCCCAATGAACCAGCAAGAGATTCTACTCAGGTAGATATACACTTAAACAATGTAGCTGTTTATCTGAACGTTCAGCAAACAGTAATGGATGAACGACTGACATTTAACGCGGGTATCAGACTTGATCATCATGAACTAAACGGTTCTGAATGGGTACCTCAACTTGGATTAAGTTTTACACCTACATCTTATACTTCGATAAAAGGGATTTTAAGCAAAGGTTTCAGGAATCCTACTATAAGGGAATTGTATATGTTTCCTCCACGAAATGCTGACTTGAAGGCGGAGCGACTTATGAACTATGAAATATCGCTGCTTCAGATGCTCCCGGAAATCGGAATCAGTCTGGGTATTAACCTGTTCTATATCAAAGGTGATAATATTATTCAGACTCAAATTGTTGAAGGAAGACCATTGAATGTAAATAGTGGAGAAGTTGAAAACAGAGGGTTTGAACTTACTGCTAACTATAATATATCAGAGGAATTAGGATTATCTGCCAATTACAGTCTGCTTGATATGACATACAAAATAATTGGAGCTCCTGAACATAAGTTTTACGTGAATGCCAATTATAATATCGGCAATTGGGAAATATCTTCCGGTGTGCAATATTTGGGAAATCTGTATACTGCTGTAAGACCTGAACCGGTTACAGAAAACGTTTGGTTATGGAATGCCAGGGTTAATTATAAGGCACTTGAATGGCTGAATATATTTGTAAGAGGAGAAAATTTGCTTGGTGAAAAATATGAAATAAATATAGGATATCCTATGCCGGGTGCTACTGTTTTCGCGGGAATAGGGATCGATTTATAG
- a CDS encoding phosphoribosyltransferase has protein sequence MTNNKSFEEVLHRFREIQFHETFDIIVAIANGGIIPAAIINQRLNIDMHLLKINLRDPNQKPKYDTPRLISPIDFEYRDKNILLVEDRIKTGATVKFAIDLLHDARQIKTFAVNGKADYSLYDEACFKFPWII, from the coding sequence ATGACAAACAATAAGTCTTTTGAAGAAGTACTGCATCGGTTTCGTGAGATACAATTTCACGAAACTTTTGATATAATAGTTGCTATAGCCAACGGTGGTATTATTCCCGCTGCTATTATCAATCAGAGACTGAACATAGACATGCATCTATTAAAAATTAACTTACGTGACCCCAACCAGAAACCTAAGTATGATACACCTAGATTGATTTCTCCAATAGATTTCGAATACAGGGATAAAAATATTCTTCTGGTTGAAGATCGTATTAAAACAGGGGCGACTGTAAAATTCGCCATCGATCTTTTACATGATGCCAGGCAAATAAAAACATTCGCTGTAAACGGAAAGGCTGACTATTCACTATACGACGAAGCGTGCTTCAAATTCCCCTGGATAATATGA
- a CDS encoding family 16 glycoside hydrolase → MKHIKIILIGICFSLVAGLYAQMPKGRTNATIVADALAQLPADTQGKFNQTIADLVSTGEEGLTDLINRLHAPGKGSNETVEYAISGWTHYVAKDDAQRTATAAAFRKALSNPLDKDTKAYIIRQLRTIGGDEDVETLSGFLNDEYLSDPAAQALVSIGTTKANAALHSSLNSSASELIKLNIINALGQTGYSPAEPVILKMLNESVSEKMQQVAVTALGNLGTKESIRTLRNLAEKNDYAYQKNNAAESYINLLSKLNSAEPKTIKKEAERLIKTATKLNRQDLKIAATRILLKQPSANVSSILKNVIKDGNLAYLTGILYTYPFHNDSKSVDLIQKEIASNRSPQVQTALISWLGENPTTNSVSLLRNHVNSSDKMVQKAATIALAKIGGDDALIALAGLLKSSDEESVTLAKNALLSFDGDIAYTLASVFNDSKTIGKKAVLDLIANRKMDAQYNLVYNQMFIDDKEVKAAAANALKDVSTDKNLNDLFTLLEQSDSEYVPAIQQAINAALKSLPSDKQIELVTDMMNKSPNRHLYYSAMAGIGSTDAISQITNAYKNESGSNKDAAFDALSKFESFHVIYPMLDIVRSSSNNQEKEKFTDAIINVIRRSDETGTVKYLYLREVMQFAQNDRQKNTILRLLGNTGQYQAMLFAVPFMDIPELKESAAVTVMNIGISDPAFAGELTTAALKKAAETLSNPDADYQRQSINKFLSENPTEGGFVSLFNGKNLDGWKGLVANPIVRAKMSAKELAAAQVKADQQMAMDWKVEDGMIIFDGKGYDNLCTEKQYGDFEMLVDWKLYPGAEPDAGIYLRGTPQVQMWDTARVNVGAQVGSGGLYNNQVHMSKPLKLADQKVGEWNSFIIRMIGERVSVWLNGELVTDNVILENFWDRKQPIFPIEQIELQAHGSKVAYRDIYIKEIPRPEPFVLSKEEESEGFKILFDGTNLDEWTGNKVDYTVESGNIVLYPTTTGSGGNLYTKDQFDNFVFRFEFMLTPGANNGLGIRTPMEGDAAYVGMELQILDNDAPIYENLEEYQFHGSVYGVIPAKRGALKPLGEWNYQEVIADGDNIKITLNGTTILEGNIREASKNGTLDGRDHPGLLNKTGHIGFLGHGSPVKFRNIRIKEL, encoded by the coding sequence ATGAAACATATAAAGATAATTTTAATAGGTATCTGTTTTTCTTTAGTGGCAGGATTGTATGCTCAAATGCCAAAGGGAAGAACAAATGCTACAATCGTTGCCGATGCTTTGGCACAACTACCTGCTGACACACAAGGCAAATTTAATCAGACAATTGCCGATCTGGTTTCAACCGGCGAAGAGGGTTTGACAGACCTGATAAACAGGCTGCATGCACCCGGAAAAGGTAGTAATGAAACTGTTGAATATGCTATTAGTGGCTGGACACATTACGTAGCTAAGGATGATGCACAGCGTACTGCTACTGCAGCTGCTTTCCGTAAAGCATTGAGTAATCCACTCGACAAAGATACTAAGGCTTATATAATACGTCAACTGCGTACAATAGGAGGTGATGAGGATGTTGAAACACTTAGTGGTTTTCTTAATGACGAATATCTTTCTGATCCTGCAGCTCAAGCTCTTGTCAGCATTGGGACAACGAAGGCTAATGCCGCTTTGCATAGCTCTCTCAACTCTTCTGCTTCTGAACTGATTAAGTTGAATATAATTAATGCTTTAGGACAAACAGGTTACAGTCCGGCTGAACCGGTTATTCTTAAAATGCTTAATGAGTCTGTATCTGAAAAAATGCAGCAAGTAGCTGTTACAGCATTGGGGAACCTTGGCACTAAAGAATCAATAAGAACACTGCGCAACCTGGCTGAAAAGAATGATTATGCTTATCAGAAAAACAATGCTGCTGAATCATATATCAATCTCCTGAGTAAATTGAACAGTGCAGAACCCAAAACTATTAAAAAGGAGGCTGAAAGATTGATCAAAACAGCTACAAAACTTAACAGACAGGATTTGAAGATAGCGGCTACAAGAATTCTCCTGAAACAACCTTCAGCTAATGTATCCAGTATACTTAAAAATGTCATTAAAGATGGTAACCTGGCATATCTTACAGGGATACTTTATACATATCCTTTCCATAATGATAGTAAATCAGTAGATCTGATACAGAAAGAGATTGCCTCAAACAGATCTCCACAAGTACAGACTGCACTTATTTCATGGTTAGGTGAAAATCCAACTACAAACAGTGTGTCACTCTTGAGAAATCATGTAAACTCGTCTGACAAAATGGTTCAGAAGGCTGCAACAATTGCGCTTGCTAAGATTGGCGGTGATGATGCACTAATTGCACTTGCCGGCCTACTAAAAAGTAGTGATGAAGAGTCGGTTACACTAGCAAAAAATGCTCTTTTAAGCTTTGATGGTGATATTGCTTATACTCTAGCATCTGTTTTCAATGACTCAAAAACTATTGGCAAGAAGGCTGTACTTGACCTGATCGCTAATCGTAAAATGGATGCTCAGTATAATTTGGTTTATAACCAGATGTTTATTGACGATAAAGAGGTGAAAGCAGCTGCAGCCAATGCATTGAAGGATGTTTCGACAGATAAAAATCTTAACGACCTGTTTACTCTTCTTGAGCAATCTGATTCTGAATATGTTCCAGCAATCCAGCAAGCAATAAATGCTGCACTTAAGAGTTTGCCATCAGATAAACAAATTGAACTGGTTACTGACATGATGAATAAATCCCCTAACAGACATCTGTATTATAGCGCAATGGCAGGAATTGGATCTACTGATGCAATCAGTCAAATTACTAATGCTTATAAAAATGAGAGCGGTTCTAACAAGGATGCTGCGTTTGATGCACTTTCAAAATTTGAATCATTTCATGTGATTTATCCTATGTTGGATATTGTTCGTTCAAGCAGTAATAATCAGGAGAAAGAGAAGTTTACAGATGCTATAATAAATGTGATTCGCAGATCTGATGAAACTGGAACTGTTAAATACCTCTATTTAAGAGAAGTGATGCAGTTTGCTCAAAATGACAGGCAGAAAAACACCATACTCAGGTTATTAGGAAATACCGGTCAGTATCAGGCTATGCTTTTTGCTGTTCCGTTTATGGATATTCCAGAACTTAAAGAATCTGCCGCAGTAACTGTTATGAATATTGGTATTTCTGACCCAGCATTTGCTGGTGAACTCACAACTGCTGCATTAAAAAAGGCTGCTGAAACTTTATCAAATCCTGATGCAGATTATCAACGTCAGTCAATCAACAAATTTCTTTCTGAAAACCCAACTGAGGGAGGTTTTGTTTCTCTATTTAATGGAAAAAATCTTGATGGATGGAAAGGACTGGTTGCTAATCCGATCGTGAGAGCTAAAATGAGTGCAAAAGAGCTTGCAGCAGCACAAGTTAAAGCTGATCAACAGATGGCTATGGACTGGAAAGTTGAAGATGGTATGATTATATTTGACGGTAAAGGTTATGATAACCTTTGTACCGAAAAACAATATGGTGATTTTGAAATGCTGGTCGACTGGAAACTATACCCTGGTGCTGAACCTGATGCAGGTATCTATCTTCGTGGAACCCCCCAGGTGCAGATGTGGGATACAGCCAGAGTTAATGTAGGAGCACAGGTTGGCTCAGGTGGACTGTATAACAATCAGGTTCACATGAGTAAACCGCTTAAGCTGGCTGACCAGAAAGTGGGAGAATGGAATAGTTTCATTATCAGAATGATTGGTGAAAGAGTATCTGTATGGCTTAACGGTGAACTGGTTACTGACAATGTCATATTGGAGAACTTCTGGGATAGAAAGCAACCTATTTTCCCGATTGAGCAGATCGAATTACAGGCTCATGGCAGTAAAGTTGCTTACAGGGATATTTATATTAAAGAGATACCACGTCCAGAACCATTTGTACTTTCAAAAGAAGAGGAATCTGAAGGGTTTAAAATTCTTTTTGATGGAACTAATCTGGATGAGTGGACAGGAAACAAAGTAGATTATACCGTAGAGAGTGGAAATATTGTTTTATATCCTACAACAACAGGATCAGGTGGCAATCTTTATACAAAAGATCAGTTTGACAATTTTGTCTTCCGATTTGAATTCATGCTTACTCCTGGAGCTAATAACGGACTAGGAATTCGTACACCTATGGAGGGTGATGCAGCATATGTAGGAATGGAACTTCAGATTCTCGATAATGATGCACCCATCTATGAGAATCTCGAAGAGTATCAGTTTCATGGCTCTGTTTATGGTGTGATTCCAGCAAAAAGAGGGGCTTTAAAACCATTAGGAGAATGGAACTATCAGGAGGTTATTGCTGATGGAGATAACATTAAGATTACTCTTAATGGAACAACAATTCTGGAGGGCAATATCCGCGAAGCTTCTAAGAATGGCACCTTGGATGGTCGCGATCACCCTGGGTTGCTAAACAAAACAGGTCATATAGGTTTCCTGGGTCATGGTTCGCCTGTAAAATTCAGAAATATAAGAATCAAGGAACTATAG
- a CDS encoding MFS transporter — protein sequence MENRYNKIKVFIAACIGMSFFGISIIVLGSILPILSDKFALNTAQTTSLVAFLPIGMLIGSVIFGPIVDQRGYKGLLILSSLLVLAGLEGVAFLDSVFLVQISIFLIGFGGGILNGETNALVSVIYEDTKRNSMLSFLGAFYGLGALGIPVLLSAFLKNYPLHQIFTGIGVVMFLLIIFCAVIKYPEASQKQGFPISAGFRLLKRQDLLLLSFILFFQSGIEGVVNNWTVFYLTDFGFLEHSKALLTITAMTASLTVARLILVSLLKRFSQNRILNISILVAIAGVLLMIQPVYITSLIGMMLVGFGIASTFPIVLGIIGTKYPTMSGTAFSIALVFALLGNNILNSVTGIWLDKSGAYVYPLILVICFLIILLIYSRVKKPNQTVVVR from the coding sequence ATGGAAAACAGATATAATAAAATCAAGGTATTTATCGCAGCATGTATCGGTATGTCGTTCTTCGGAATATCAATAATTGTTCTGGGATCGATTCTTCCAATATTATCCGATAAATTTGCTCTTAACACTGCTCAAACGACTTCTTTGGTAGCTTTTCTTCCGATTGGAATGTTGATAGGTTCGGTGATATTCGGACCAATTGTAGATCAGCGTGGATATAAGGGACTTTTGATTTTAAGCAGTTTACTGGTATTGGCTGGTTTAGAAGGGGTTGCTTTTCTTGATAGTGTATTTTTAGTTCAGATTAGTATTTTTCTTATTGGCTTTGGAGGAGGTATCCTTAATGGTGAGACTAACGCTCTAGTATCTGTAATCTATGAAGACACAAAAAGAAACTCAATGCTTAGCTTTTTAGGTGCTTTTTATGGACTTGGTGCTCTTGGAATTCCTGTTCTACTTAGTGCTTTTCTTAAAAACTATCCATTACATCAGATATTTACAGGTATTGGAGTTGTAATGTTTTTACTTATAATCTTCTGTGCTGTAATCAAATACCCTGAAGCCTCACAGAAACAGGGCTTCCCTATATCTGCAGGTTTCAGACTATTAAAGAGACAAGACTTGCTGCTGTTATCTTTCATACTTTTTTTTCAGAGTGGTATAGAGGGAGTGGTTAATAACTGGACTGTTTTCTACCTTACCGATTTTGGTTTTCTGGAGCATTCAAAAGCATTATTAACAATAACGGCGATGACGGCTAGTTTGACTGTAGCGCGACTCATACTTGTCTCTTTGCTTAAAAGATTTTCTCAGAACAGGATTCTTAATATAAGTATTTTAGTTGCTATTGCAGGAGTACTGTTAATGATTCAACCTGTCTATATAACTTCTCTGATTGGAATGATGCTTGTTGGATTTGGCATAGCATCCACATTCCCTATCGTACTAGGAATTATTGGAACAAAATACCCAACTATGTCGGGTACTGCATTCAGTATAGCATTGGTATTTGCCCTACTGGGAAATAATATATTAAACAGTGTTACCGGTATTTGGTTAGACAAAAGCGGTGCTTATGTTTATCCTTTAATTCTTGTGATATGCTTTTTAATAATACTTCTGATTTATAGTCGTGTTAAAAAGCCGAATCAAACTGTTGTGGTGCGATAA
- a CDS encoding ROK family protein: MSDKKIISIDIGGTKISGAIFSIEGNMSHFTKLYLDGRYGDEAGKLVIELLDKLISDSGKDINKIHGIGISVPGIIYSEDGTVWAPNIEGWVKYPLLNTIKRYLNNSDIQVCIESDRTCYLCGELWQGAAKGSENVVYIGVGTGIGAGIMVDSKLLHGFGDIAGSVGWMALQIPYSEEYDKCGCFEYYASGNGICNRAIELIKQSLDYQGFFSDKVIEDITTKDIFEAYYLSDPIATKVINKAIQLWGMASANIVSLLNPEKIIWGGGVFGPAVKLIPEIYKEACMWAQPISIKQVEYLPSGCSGEAGLKGAAYLVLKHIKHGKQI; this comes from the coding sequence ATGAGTGATAAAAAGATTATTTCTATTGATATAGGTGGAACTAAAATTTCCGGTGCAATATTTTCTATAGAAGGTAATATGAGCCACTTCACTAAATTATACTTGGATGGTCGGTATGGTGATGAGGCTGGTAAACTGGTTATTGAGTTATTAGACAAACTGATCAGCGATTCAGGAAAAGACATTAATAAAATACATGGTATAGGTATCTCAGTTCCAGGTATTATATATTCTGAAGATGGAACTGTATGGGCACCAAATATAGAGGGATGGGTCAAATATCCATTATTGAATACAATAAAAAGATATTTGAACAATAGCGATATCCAGGTTTGTATTGAGTCAGACAGAACCTGCTACTTGTGTGGAGAACTGTGGCAAGGTGCAGCAAAGGGGTCTGAAAATGTTGTATACATAGGGGTTGGCACCGGTATAGGCGCCGGTATTATGGTAGACAGCAAACTTCTTCACGGTTTTGGTGATATTGCAGGGTCTGTAGGCTGGATGGCTCTGCAGATACCATATAGTGAAGAATACGACAAATGCGGTTGCTTTGAATATTATGCCTCAGGCAATGGTATTTGCAATAGGGCAATAGAACTCATTAAGCAGAGTCTTGATTACCAAGGTTTCTTTTCTGATAAAGTTATTGAGGATATAACAACCAAAGATATTTTTGAAGCATATTACTTAAGTGACCCTATAGCTACAAAGGTGATAAACAAGGCAATACAATTGTGGGGAATGGCAAGTGCCAACATTGTAAGTTTACTTAATCCTGAGAAAATAATCTGGGGAGGAGGAGTGTTTGGTCCTGCGGTAAAATTGATCCCTGAGATTTATAAGGAGGCTTGCATGTGGGCTCAGCCAATCAGTATTAAGCAGGTAGAGTATCTCCCTTCAGGTTGTTCGGGTGAAGCAGGATTAAAAGGAGCAGCATATCTAGTATTAAAACATATTAAGCATGGAAAACAGATATAA
- a CDS encoding Gfo/Idh/MocA family oxidoreductase, with protein sequence MTSRRQFLKTLGGVSLLTIVPRHVLGRGMIAPSDQLTKGIIGVGGMGRGHIPYDNTRVVAMCDVDKNHLSQAAALVKDKINLYHDFRDLIIDKNVDIVHIATPPHWHGIMSVEAAKAGKDIFCEKPMTRTIGEGKRVREAIKQHGNIFRLNTWFRFKDQFYGLGTPVKPLKKLVDSGLLGWPLKVTISKHTGFDWKFYWVGKTDLEPQPIPAELDYDMWLGPAPYKPYNVHRTHGTFRGYWDYDGGGLGDMGQHYIDPVQYLLGKDNTSPVKVEVDAPQQHFDAVGTWRSITYTYEDGCQIVLWGGDYGEPDTPYIAGPNGNVYRNFVCDIPDWEKKLAEFPEPKEQNTDFIECIHNRQKFALNEINGHRSATIVNMGAVALQLNRTLEYDPIKELFVNDEEANRFIDQPMRAPWTI encoded by the coding sequence ATGACATCCAGAAGACAATTTTTAAAAACATTAGGCGGGGTTTCTCTCCTGACTATTGTTCCCCGACATGTATTGGGGAGAGGCATGATTGCCCCGAGTGACCAGCTCACAAAAGGGATAATTGGTGTTGGAGGAATGGGGCGCGGCCACATACCTTATGACAATACCAGAGTGGTAGCAATGTGTGATGTTGATAAAAATCATCTGTCACAAGCAGCAGCATTGGTTAAAGATAAAATCAATCTTTACCATGACTTCAGGGATCTGATCATTGACAAGAATGTTGATATTGTTCACATCGCAACACCTCCTCACTGGCATGGAATAATGTCAGTTGAAGCTGCGAAAGCAGGTAAGGATATTTTCTGCGAAAAACCGATGACTCGTACAATTGGTGAAGGCAAAAGAGTTAGGGAAGCGATTAAGCAACATGGAAATATCTTCAGACTTAACACTTGGTTCAGATTCAAAGATCAGTTCTACGGACTTGGAACACCTGTAAAACCTCTTAAAAAACTTGTTGATAGTGGTTTGCTGGGCTGGCCACTAAAAGTTACTATAAGTAAGCATACAGGTTTCGACTGGAAGTTCTATTGGGTAGGAAAAACAGATCTGGAACCGCAGCCAATCCCTGCAGAATTAGACTATGATATGTGGTTGGGACCAGCACCTTACAAGCCATACAATGTTCACCGTACTCATGGTACTTTCCGTGGATACTGGGATTATGATGGCGGTGGTCTTGGTGACATGGGTCAGCACTATATCGACCCTGTACAATACTTACTGGGAAAGGATAATACCAGTCCCGTTAAAGTTGAGGTTGATGCCCCACAGCAACACTTCGATGCAGTAGGAACATGGCGAAGTATTACTTATACTTACGAAGACGGATGTCAGATAGTTCTTTGGGGTGGTGATTATGGTGAACCTGACACTCCTTACATTGCAGGACCAAATGGTAATGTATACAGGAACTTCGTTTGTGATATTCCTGATTGGGAAAAGAAACTTGCTGAGTTCCCAGAACCAAAGGAACAAAACACTGATTTCATTGAATGTATACACAACAGGCAGAAGTTTGCACTAAATGAGATAAACGGACATCGTTCTGCAACAATAGTAAATATGGGTGCTGTTGCACTTCAGCTTAACAGAACGCTGGAATATGATCCAATTAAGGAATTGTTTGTAAACGATGAGGAAGCAAACAGATTTATAGATCAACCTATGCGTGCACCTTGGACTATTTAA